The following coding sequences lie in one Steroidobacter denitrificans genomic window:
- a CDS encoding DUF2271 domain-containing protein, producing MKKLVSCLALSAAMALPNLAAARPVTLTTTLKNYGGNGAYLALYLTDANGAYVRTLWVAGEKSKYYKHLPDWYRATGGNRSQIDGITGASVGAGRSLKVTVDLADALFDAGYKLNVDAAVEDMQDSPRDVSVPLTTAGAGKPVAGRRYVAGFSYGL from the coding sequence ATGAAAAAGCTCGTCTCTTGCCTGGCCCTGTCCGCAGCCATGGCGCTGCCCAACCTGGCTGCGGCACGTCCGGTCACCTTGACCACCACGCTCAAGAACTATGGAGGCAATGGCGCCTATCTAGCGCTGTACCTGACCGATGCAAACGGCGCCTATGTGCGCACACTGTGGGTCGCGGGTGAGAAATCGAAGTATTACAAGCACCTGCCGGACTGGTATCGCGCGACCGGCGGCAACCGCTCGCAGATCGATGGCATCACCGGTGCCAGCGTGGGCGCAGGCCGCAGCCTGAAGGTGACGGTGGACCTGGCCGATGCCCTGTTCGATGCGGGCTACAAGCTGAACGTGGATGCCGCCGTAGAGGATATGCAGGACAGTCCACGTGACGTTTCGGTGCCACTGACGACCGCCGGGGCTGGCAAGCCCGTCGCCGGGCGGCGCTATGTCGCCGGCTTCAGCTACGGCCTCTGA
- the trbF gene encoding conjugal transfer protein TrbF translates to MRFKKPQVRYADTPQPATPYQSAAQVWDERIGSARVQAKNWRLMAFGCLTLALLMAGGLVWRSAQSIVTPYVIEVDQSGQVRAVGEAATPYRPADAQIAHHLARFIGMVRSLSIDPIVVRQNWLDAYDYTTDKGAALLNDYASKNDPFARIGRESVTVQITSVVRASDTSFNVRWTEQRFVNGAPAGTERWNAVLSTVLQTPRTEQRLRKNPLGIYVNGLSWSRELDSSEGAKP, encoded by the coding sequence ATGCGATTCAAGAAGCCGCAGGTGCGCTATGCCGACACGCCGCAGCCTGCCACGCCGTATCAATCCGCCGCGCAGGTGTGGGACGAGCGCATCGGCTCGGCCCGCGTGCAGGCGAAGAACTGGCGATTGATGGCCTTCGGCTGCCTCACGCTTGCGCTGCTGATGGCGGGTGGTCTGGTGTGGCGCTCGGCGCAGTCCATCGTCACGCCCTACGTCATCGAGGTCGATCAATCCGGGCAGGTGCGCGCCGTGGGCGAAGCCGCCACGCCGTACCGGCCCGCCGATGCGCAGATCGCGCATCACCTGGCGCGCTTTATCGGGATGGTGCGCTCACTGTCCATCGACCCCATCGTGGTGCGGCAGAACTGGCTGGATGCTTACGACTACACCACGGACAAGGGCGCGGCGCTGCTCAACGACTACGCCAGCAAGAACGACCCGTTCGCGCGCATCGGCAGGGAGTCGGTGACGGTGCAGATCACCAGCGTTGTCCGCGCCAGCGATACATCTTTCAACGTGCGCTGGACGGAACAGCGGTTCGTCAACGGCGCACCCGCCGGCACCGAACGCTGGAACGCCGTGCTGTCCACCGTCCTGCAAACCCCGCGCACCGAACAGCGCCTGCGCAAGAACCCGTTGGGCATCTACGTCAACGGCCTGTCGTGGAGCCGTGAACTGGATTCTTCCGAAGGAGCAAAGCCATGA
- a CDS encoding response regulator transcription factor: MRVLLIEDDDVLGAAVRDQIASDGHSVDWVRRLDAADHAIAGVPYDLVLLDLMLPDGRGTPFLRRLRARGAATPVIILTALDQVSDRIEGLNAGADDYLVKPFDLAELSARIGSVARRYSGNPNPIVIHGPLQIDLAARSIRRDGRLVPLTAREWALFEAFLSRPGQLLSKAQLEEKLYAFDAEVESNAIEVHVSRLRKKLGAEIIVTERGLGYRLGQA; encoded by the coding sequence ATGCGTGTCCTGCTGATTGAAGACGATGACGTGCTGGGCGCAGCCGTGCGCGACCAGATCGCGAGCGATGGTCATTCCGTGGATTGGGTGCGTCGCCTCGATGCCGCGGACCATGCGATCGCGGGCGTGCCTTACGACCTCGTCCTGCTGGACCTGATGTTGCCCGATGGCCGGGGCACTCCCTTCCTGCGACGCCTGCGCGCGCGGGGCGCGGCCACGCCGGTCATCATCCTGACGGCCCTCGATCAGGTGTCAGACCGGATCGAGGGACTGAATGCCGGTGCCGACGACTATCTCGTGAAGCCCTTTGATCTGGCCGAGTTGTCGGCGCGCATCGGATCGGTTGCACGTCGATACAGCGGCAACCCCAATCCCATCGTCATCCATGGACCACTCCAGATCGATCTGGCCGCGCGCAGCATCCGCCGTGACGGCCGCCTGGTGCCGCTGACGGCGCGCGAATGGGCGTTGTTCGAGGCATTCCTGTCCCGACCCGGCCAGTTGCTCTCGAAAGCGCAACTGGAGGAAAAGCTTTATGCCTTCGATGCCGAAGTGGAGAGCAACGCCATCGAGGTGCATGTCAGCCGCCTGCGCAAGAAACTGGGCGCCGAGATCATCGTGACCGAACGCGGACTAGGCTATCGGTTGGGGCAGGCATGA
- a CDS encoding TrbI/VirB10 family protein produces the protein MSQDDTPDLATPQAGKVAPEAVALRAPPRAVTRLNRRTLAVLVGGLSVAVLGATIWSLQPQRRGAGEQTELYNVDRVSKSEGLDGLPADYSKLPPKVPELGPPLPGDLGPAIVNSQQPVTAAYAAPGHDPNDALRKEAEAAAASSVFFRSGGQGQAAGTVAQAAPGAPGAASALAAFDPLAAGPASAAAQPTDPTAVQNGQGQKEAFLKSGSTETRNSGHLQLPASPYQVMASTVIPAALVTGINSDLPGDIVAMVTETVFDSATGTILLIPQGSRIMGKHNSRVSYGQSRVQVVWNRIILPDASSLTIDNLVGTDPAGYAGLEDGVDWHWDRVFAGAVLTTLLGVGAELAAPENRQDSNRIVIAGRDGVQDTVNQVGQEVTRRNLNIQPTLTARPGLPVRIIVNRDLVLRPYQPLFFNRGASR, from the coding sequence ATGAGCCAGGACGACACTCCCGACCTTGCCACGCCGCAGGCGGGCAAGGTCGCGCCCGAGGCGGTGGCGCTGCGCGCCCCGCCGCGTGCTGTGACCCGGTTGAACCGGCGCACGCTGGCTGTCCTCGTCGGCGGTCTGTCGGTCGCCGTGCTCGGGGCCACCATCTGGTCGTTGCAACCGCAGCGGCGCGGCGCGGGCGAGCAGACCGAGCTTTACAACGTCGACCGCGTGAGCAAGTCCGAAGGGCTGGACGGCTTGCCGGCCGACTACTCGAAGCTGCCGCCAAAGGTGCCCGAGCTGGGGCCGCCGTTGCCCGGTGATCTTGGCCCGGCCATCGTGAACTCGCAGCAGCCGGTGACAGCCGCCTACGCGGCCCCCGGCCATGACCCGAACGATGCGCTGCGCAAGGAGGCCGAAGCGGCGGCGGCCTCATCGGTGTTCTTCCGTTCAGGTGGCCAAGGTCAAGCCGCCGGCACGGTGGCGCAAGCTGCGCCGGGTGCTCCTGGTGCTGCCAGTGCGCTCGCGGCTTTCGACCCACTCGCCGCCGGGCCAGCCTCGGCGGCGGCCCAGCCGACCGACCCGACCGCCGTGCAGAACGGGCAAGGCCAGAAAGAGGCGTTCCTGAAAAGCGGCTCTACGGAAACCCGCAATTCCGGCCACCTGCAACTGCCGGCCTCGCCGTATCAGGTGATGGCCAGCACGGTGATTCCGGCAGCCTTGGTTACGGGCATCAACTCCGACCTGCCGGGCGACATTGTCGCTATGGTGACGGAGACTGTCTTTGACTCAGCCACTGGCACGATTCTGTTGATCCCGCAGGGATCGCGCATCATGGGCAAGCACAACAGCCGGGTTAGCTACGGGCAGAGCCGTGTGCAGGTCGTGTGGAATCGGATCATCCTGCCCGATGCGTCATCACTGACCATCGATAACCTTGTCGGGACTGACCCGGCCGGCTATGCCGGCCTGGAGGATGGCGTCGATTGGCACTGGGATCGGGTTTTCGCGGGCGCCGTGCTGACGACACTGCTGGGCGTAGGTGCCGAACTGGCCGCGCCGGAGAACCGCCAGGACAGCAACCGCATCGTCATTGCCGGGCGCGACGGAGTGCAGGACACGGTGAACCAGGTCGGGCAGGAGGTGACGAGGCGCAATCTCAACATCCAGCCGACTTTGACGGCGCGGCCGGGCTTGCCGGTGAGGATCATCGTCAACCGTGATTTGGTGCTGCGGCCGTACCAACCACTTTTCTTCAACCGGGGGGCTTCACGATGA
- a CDS encoding ATP-binding protein, with translation MRMPASLQRRLGLSLGVLLTGLWIGAASVTAVLARNAIEEVFDSALQETAQRILPLAVADVLGREEEGVTQRLAEIREHNELLTYAVRDAQGRILLLSHDANPVVFPHWSGIGFSQSTTHRFYSEETLQGSIRLTVAEPLAHRMVVAREIQMGLVLPLLIFLPIALLAIVLTVRTTLAPLRRFRERLAARGVRDLSLVPADELPAEVAPVADTLNGLLGRLGAAFEAERSFAANAAHELRTPLAGAIAQAQRLQAETGEPATKARASDIEATLKRLTRLSERLMQLARAEGGRLRLEHVSDLRPVARILTDELSRTAGADRISLSLPTDPLMSDLDPDVFSILYRNLVENALRHGADGTPIHVSLASDGVLTVANDGPVVPNETLARLADRFERAGKLRDGSGLGLAIVHAIAQRIGSALVLKSPRPGQDSGVEACLTLPTTMSDNNLLIDLGSRFGNSPS, from the coding sequence ATGAGGATGCCCGCAAGCCTGCAGCGGCGCTTGGGGCTTTCGCTGGGAGTCCTGCTGACGGGGCTCTGGATCGGTGCCGCTTCGGTGACGGCGGTCCTGGCGCGCAATGCCATCGAGGAAGTATTTGACTCGGCCCTCCAGGAAACGGCGCAGCGAATCCTGCCGCTGGCCGTCGCGGACGTCCTTGGGCGTGAGGAAGAAGGGGTGACCCAGCGCCTGGCCGAAATCCGCGAGCACAACGAACTGCTCACCTATGCCGTGCGCGATGCCCAAGGACGCATCCTGCTGCTTTCGCACGACGCCAACCCGGTGGTCTTCCCTCATTGGAGTGGCATCGGATTCAGTCAGTCCACAACCCACCGCTTCTACAGCGAAGAGACACTGCAAGGCTCTATCCGGCTCACTGTCGCCGAACCGCTAGCGCATCGCATGGTCGTGGCGCGTGAAATCCAGATGGGTTTGGTTCTGCCCTTGTTGATTTTTCTGCCCATTGCGCTGCTGGCCATCGTGCTGACCGTGCGTACGACCCTGGCTCCCTTGCGGCGCTTTCGTGAACGGCTGGCGGCACGTGGGGTACGCGATCTGTCGCTGGTCCCGGCGGATGAACTGCCGGCAGAGGTCGCGCCGGTGGCCGACACCCTCAATGGCTTGCTCGGGCGACTCGGCGCCGCCTTCGAGGCCGAGCGCAGCTTCGCTGCCAATGCCGCCCATGAACTGCGCACGCCGCTGGCGGGTGCCATCGCGCAGGCCCAGCGCTTGCAGGCAGAGACGGGCGAGCCGGCGACAAAGGCCCGCGCGTCCGATATCGAAGCGACACTCAAGCGCCTGACGCGACTCTCCGAACGCTTGATGCAATTGGCACGGGCCGAAGGCGGACGGCTGCGCCTGGAACACGTCTCGGATCTGCGGCCCGTCGCGCGCATCCTGACCGACGAGTTGTCTCGCACGGCGGGCGCGGATCGAATCTCCCTGTCGCTGCCGACCGATCCTCTGATGTCGGATCTCGATCCCGACGTGTTCTCGATCCTCTATCGCAACCTCGTCGAAAACGCCCTGCGCCATGGCGCGGACGGCACGCCCATCCATGTTTCGCTGGCCAGCGACGGCGTACTGACGGTCGCCAACGATGGGCCTGTCGTGCCGAACGAAACCCTTGCCCGGTTGGCGGACCGATTCGAGCGCGCGGGAAAGCTCAGGGATGGCAGTGGTCTTGGGCTGGCGATCGTTCATGCGATTGCCCAGCGCATCGGCAGTGCGCTGGTCCTGAAGTCGCCGAGGCCCGGACAGGATTCAGGCGTCGAGGCATGCCTGACTCTTCCCACTACGATGAGTGATAATAACCTGTTGATCGACTTGGGCAGTCGTTTTGGCAATTCGCCGAGCTGA
- a CDS encoding PepSY domain-containing protein, with the protein MMRILHRWLGLVLAVLLFVTALSGAALSLFPALESARSLQPDVTLTVADLAARVQAAHPGLEQIKRAPSGQISAWWFDGDQPGSAVIDPATGRDVASADPNPLRRWLTNLHRSLLLGDTGRMIVAAGALAMLLLAISGVVLVVRRLGGWRHWLARLRGPLAGRLHTDIARVAVLGLALSAMTALWMSAETFEIVTIDAASLETPATVSGQTGLALAEMQALRAVPAAELRELSFPAPDDPQDMFTLRTDRGMGYVDQGTGTLLGWQDLSLGQRASETIYMLHTGQGAAVLGLFLGVMALGVPVLAVTGVLVWLPGWRNRPQLTGNAPAAQADTIVLVGSEGGSTWGFAATLARALRDAGQSVHVAPMTAFQPARYRRARRFLILAATYGEGDAPASAKGFLARLQTLETVPTAPLAVLGFGDRSFPAFCAFARAVDNAARNKGWPALMAFDTIDRQSPQDFARWGRILGQALGIELELVHQPDLPATQTLTLLERHDYGAAVQAPMSILRFALPKASLWQRLAGQRFTQFEPGDLLGIVPEGSAVPRLYSLASGSRDGFIEIVVHRHVGGLTSGQLTQLEPGQTAQGFLRRHPGFHAGRDRTPLILIGAGTGVGPLAGFIRNNKSHRPVHLFFGLRQPDSDFLYRNELSDWQADGKLAHLSIAVSRGERPQYVQDALRQQAPRITAAISQGARIMVCGGRDMARGVADALTDILKPTGLTPAMLKVGDRYVEDIY; encoded by the coding sequence ATGATGCGTATCCTGCACCGCTGGCTGGGCCTCGTACTGGCCGTCCTGCTGTTTGTCACGGCGCTGAGCGGCGCGGCACTCTCGCTCTTTCCGGCGCTGGAGAGCGCTCGAAGCTTGCAACCCGATGTCACGCTGACAGTGGCCGATCTGGCCGCGCGGGTGCAAGCGGCTCATCCCGGCCTGGAACAGATCAAGCGCGCACCCTCGGGGCAGATCAGTGCGTGGTGGTTCGATGGCGACCAGCCCGGTTCGGCCGTGATCGACCCGGCCACAGGCCGCGATGTGGCCAGCGCCGACCCGAATCCGCTGCGGCGCTGGCTCACCAATTTGCATCGCTCGCTGCTCTTGGGCGACACCGGCCGCATGATCGTCGCGGCGGGCGCACTGGCGATGCTGCTGCTGGCCATTTCCGGCGTGGTGCTGGTGGTCCGTCGCCTGGGAGGCTGGCGACACTGGTTGGCACGCCTGCGCGGCCCGCTCGCAGGACGCCTGCATACCGATATCGCGCGTGTGGCGGTGCTCGGGCTCGCGCTGTCCGCCATGACCGCACTGTGGATGTCGGCCGAAACCTTCGAGATCGTCACGATCGATGCCGCCAGCCTGGAAACGCCTGCCACGGTCAGCGGCCAGACCGGCCTGGCGCTGGCCGAGATGCAAGCCCTGCGCGCTGTGCCGGCGGCCGAACTGCGCGAACTGAGCTTTCCCGCACCAGACGATCCACAAGACATGTTCACCCTCAGGACCGACCGGGGCATGGGGTATGTGGATCAGGGAACCGGCACCCTGCTGGGCTGGCAGGACCTGAGCCTCGGGCAACGCGCGTCGGAGACGATCTACATGCTGCACACCGGGCAGGGCGCTGCCGTGCTCGGGCTGTTCCTAGGCGTGATGGCGCTGGGGGTGCCGGTACTGGCCGTGACGGGGGTACTGGTGTGGCTGCCGGGATGGCGCAACCGCCCCCAGCTCACAGGCAACGCACCGGCCGCGCAGGCCGACACCATCGTGCTGGTGGGCTCCGAGGGCGGCAGCACCTGGGGTTTTGCCGCGACGCTGGCCCGCGCCTTGCGTGATGCAGGGCAATCGGTACACGTGGCCCCCATGACAGCCTTCCAGCCCGCACGCTATCGCCGGGCGCGGCGCTTCCTGATTCTCGCCGCCACCTATGGCGAGGGCGATGCCCCAGCCTCGGCCAAGGGCTTTCTCGCTCGGCTCCAGACCCTGGAGACCGTGCCCACCGCTCCGCTGGCGGTACTGGGTTTCGGCGATCGCAGCTTCCCGGCCTTCTGCGCATTCGCCCGCGCTGTGGACAACGCCGCCCGGAACAAGGGCTGGCCTGCCCTGATGGCCTTCGACACTATCGACCGCCAGTCGCCGCAGGACTTTGCCCGCTGGGGCCGAATACTGGGCCAGGCGCTTGGCATCGAACTGGAACTCGTCCACCAACCGGATCTTCCGGCCACCCAGACGCTGACCTTGCTGGAGCGCCATGACTACGGCGCGGCGGTGCAGGCGCCGATGTCGATCCTGCGCTTCGCGCTGCCCAAGGCTTCGCTCTGGCAGCGCCTGGCAGGCCAGCGCTTCACGCAATTCGAGCCAGGCGACTTGCTGGGCATCGTGCCCGAAGGCTCGGCGGTTCCTCGCCTGTATTCCCTGGCATCGGGATCACGGGACGGTTTCATCGAAATCGTCGTGCACCGGCATGTCGGCGGCCTGACCTCGGGCCAACTGACTCAATTGGAGCCCGGCCAGACGGCCCAGGGGTTCTTGCGGCGTCATCCGGGCTTCCATGCGGGCCGCGACCGGACGCCTCTGATCCTGATCGGAGCAGGCACCGGGGTGGGGCCACTGGCAGGTTTCATCCGCAACAACAAGTCACACCGCCCCGTTCATCTGTTCTTCGGACTGCGCCAACCCGACAGCGATTTTCTCTATCGCAATGAGCTGTCGGACTGGCAGGCCGATGGCAAGCTGGCTCACCTGTCCATCGCAGTCTCGCGCGGGGAGCGGCCGCAGTACGTGCAGGACGCCCTGCGACAGCAAGCGCCACGGATCACGGCTGCCATCAGCCAGGGCGCCAGGATCATGGTGTGCGGAGGGCGGGACATGGCGCGCGGTGTGGCCGATGCACTGACCGACATCCTGAAGCCAACCGGGTTGACGCCTGCAATGCTCAAGGTCGGGGACCGCTATGTCGAAGACATCTACTGA
- the trbG gene encoding P-type conjugative transfer protein TrbG: MNLPFRFYAFVLTVAALSGCATQGKPPPVISLDEPVQAQPLPEPPAPVEVVAVPEPLALPAQLKPLPEADVAPAAPEPADEKVRVSRANAEARIAPTREGYVNAIQVWPFTDGALYQVYAAPGRVTVVSLQPGEDLVTVAAGDTVRWIVGDTSSGSGDALRVNVLVKPIRSGLKTNLVITTSRRTYLLELTSTEKAWMASVSWDYPKDRMLALQRQSQAANAAAPVDTGLSLEKIRFRYAVSGSNPPWKPLRAFDDGEKVYIQFPPGIAQGELPPLFVIGAQGDGQLVNYRFRPPYYIVDRLFGAAELRLGDDGGDVVRIERTDGVARRN; encoded by the coding sequence ATGAACCTGCCTTTTCGCTTTTACGCTTTCGTGCTGACCGTGGCGGCCCTCTCGGGCTGCGCCACGCAGGGCAAGCCGCCGCCGGTGATTTCGCTCGATGAGCCGGTGCAGGCGCAGCCGCTGCCGGAGCCACCCGCGCCGGTGGAAGTGGTCGCGGTGCCCGAACCGCTGGCATTGCCTGCGCAGTTGAAGCCGTTGCCCGAGGCGGATGTGGCCCCGGCTGCACCGGAGCCTGCCGACGAAAAGGTGCGCGTGTCTCGCGCCAACGCCGAGGCGCGCATCGCGCCCACGCGCGAGGGCTACGTCAATGCGATTCAGGTGTGGCCCTTCACCGATGGCGCGCTTTATCAGGTCTATGCCGCGCCGGGGCGCGTGACCGTGGTTTCCTTGCAGCCGGGCGAGGATCTGGTAACGGTGGCCGCAGGCGATACCGTGCGCTGGATCGTCGGCGACACGTCCAGCGGTAGCGGCGATGCGCTGCGCGTCAACGTGCTGGTGAAGCCCATCCGTTCGGGCCTCAAGACAAACCTGGTCATCACCACCAGCCGCAGAACGTACCTGCTGGAACTGACTTCCACGGAAAAGGCGTGGATGGCGTCGGTGTCCTGGGATTACCCGAAAGACCGGATGCTGGCCTTGCAACGCCAGTCGCAGGCGGCCAACGCCGCAGCGCCAGTCGATACCGGCCTGTCGCTGGAGAAGATCCGCTTCCGCTACGCAGTCAGTGGCAGCAATCCGCCGTGGAAGCCGCTGCGTGCCTTCGACGACGGCGAGAAGGTCTATATCCAGTTCCCGCCCGGCATCGCGCAAGGCGAGCTGCCACCGCTGTTCGTGATCGGCGCGCAGGGCGACGGGCAACTGGTGAACTACCGCTTCCGCCCGCCGTACTACATCGTGGATCGGCTGTTCGGCGCTGCCGAACTGCGCCTGGGTGATGATGGCGGCGACGTGGTGCGTATCGAACGCACGGATGGCGTGGCGCGGAGGAACTGA
- a CDS encoding PepSY domain-containing protein yields MKTFLPIAVVIALTASGAALADDDCHRPMAEWQSRETVTARATELGITTERLRIDDGCYEVRGRDGDGNQIRLKIDPASLAVQKLEVRFRSGADSSRYLPAGRGQAAKTGKPSDDKSRRPPAPAAPEGTR; encoded by the coding sequence ATGAAAACATTCCTGCCGATTGCCGTAGTGATCGCGCTGACCGCCTCTGGCGCCGCGCTGGCTGACGACGATTGCCACCGTCCCATGGCCGAATGGCAGTCCCGCGAAACCGTTACGGCCCGTGCAACCGAACTGGGCATCACGACAGAGCGCCTGCGCATCGACGATGGCTGCTACGAAGTCCGTGGCCGGGACGGTGACGGCAACCAGATTCGTTTGAAGATCGACCCGGCGTCGCTCGCGGTCCAGAAACTGGAGGTCCGCTTCCGCTCTGGCGCCGACTCGTCGCGCTACCTGCCTGCTGGGCGAGGTCAAGCGGCCAAGACGGGTAAGCCCTCTGATGACAAATCGCGGCGCCCGCCCGCCCCGGCGGCGCCGGAGGGCACGCGCTAA
- a CDS encoding FAD:protein FMN transferase, which produces MSKTSTELIRHALNGSTMGTRWSALFFAAPGFDTGPVQAALQQATDEVDTQMSTWNPDSDLMRLNRTPVGTSAVVPDDLARVLALGLAIGRASGGAFNIGMGDAVQAWGFGPQAANEEGIRRALAAPRRAAHQVLELTGNQVRKREAIVLDLNGIAKGYGVDRLAQTLRSFGITAGLVGIDGEMRALGLRPDGEAWTIAVEAPDPDSRAPHSILCLHDGAVATSGDYRHGVTVQGRRLSHTMDPQRGAPLLSSPASVTVLAPTCAEADAWATALMVAGPEAGTALATRQGLSVLFLMRDGRGGLLSKGCGLFQAGDRSRRTAQSIRC; this is translated from the coding sequence ATGTCGAAGACATCTACTGAACTGATCCGCCATGCGCTGAACGGCTCGACCATGGGCACGCGCTGGTCCGCCCTGTTTTTCGCCGCGCCGGGATTCGACACTGGCCCGGTGCAGGCAGCCTTGCAGCAGGCAACCGACGAGGTGGATACGCAGATGTCCACCTGGAACCCGGACAGCGACCTGATGCGCCTGAACCGGACGCCGGTGGGCACATCAGCCGTGGTGCCGGACGACCTCGCCCGCGTGCTGGCCTTGGGCCTGGCCATCGGGCGCGCTTCCGGCGGAGCCTTCAATATCGGTATGGGCGATGCCGTGCAAGCCTGGGGCTTCGGCCCGCAAGCCGCCAATGAAGAAGGCATACGCCGCGCCTTGGCCGCACCCCGACGCGCCGCCCACCAGGTGCTGGAACTGACGGGCAACCAGGTGCGCAAACGGGAAGCCATCGTGCTTGACCTGAATGGCATCGCCAAGGGATACGGGGTGGACCGGCTGGCGCAAACCCTACGCAGCTTCGGCATCACCGCAGGACTGGTCGGCATCGACGGCGAGATGCGCGCACTGGGCCTGCGGCCCGATGGCGAGGCATGGACCATTGCGGTCGAAGCGCCCGACCCAGACAGCCGCGCGCCGCATTCGATCCTGTGCCTACACGATGGCGCTGTCGCCACCTCCGGCGACTACCGGCACGGCGTGACGGTACAGGGACGCCGCTTGTCGCACACGATGGACCCGCAGCGAGGCGCGCCGCTGCTGTCTTCGCCAGCATCGGTCACCGTGCTTGCTCCGACCTGCGCAGAAGCCGACGCTTGGGCCACGGCCCTCATGGTGGCCGGCCCCGAAGCCGGCACGGCACTCGCCACGCGACAGGGACTGAGCGTGTTGTTCCTGATGCGGGATGGCAGGGGCGGGCTACTGTCAAAAGGATGCGGATTGTTCCAGGCTGGGGACCGAAGTCGGCGAACTGCACAATCCATTCGATGCTGA
- a CDS encoding ferredoxin reductase family protein has protein sequence MYLTGPILATLAVLYAAMLGAQTYAPYGADVAIGIALGAASITAMSLALVLSARPRWAEPLFGGLDRMYEVHKWLGIAALALMIGHNTFEPELEGVVRETRLGEFASDVGEVAFNGLIGLILISWIKRIPFTRLELPWPIWRFTHRFTGLLFAVAAFHQLAIDQPAGLDGTLGLYLNALSLAGLAAWLFMQFVAPYLRPRAFVLENIDQHGTVAEMTLRPEGRALRWRPGQFAFLSASDVGMAEAHPFTIASAPSADGRLRFAIKSLGNWTRRLPERLSPGKRLRVEGPYGRFVFRRRVRRQVWLAGGIGITPFLAWAEALTDADQQEIALVWVVTTRPEAFAAERLATIAARHPGLTVHVMASAEDGCLTAQRLIQLVPFPLCESELFYCGPAGLRDAVVSGLQATGQRPRRVHHEVFALR, from the coding sequence ATGTACCTGACGGGACCGATATTGGCCACCCTGGCCGTTCTGTACGCGGCCATGCTCGGTGCACAGACTTATGCGCCCTATGGTGCGGACGTCGCAATAGGCATTGCACTGGGCGCGGCATCCATTACTGCCATGAGTCTGGCCTTGGTCTTGTCCGCCCGCCCGCGTTGGGCCGAACCCCTGTTTGGGGGGCTCGATCGGATGTATGAGGTTCACAAATGGCTGGGAATTGCCGCACTGGCCCTGATGATCGGGCACAACACCTTCGAGCCCGAGCTAGAAGGTGTCGTGCGCGAAACGCGACTGGGGGAATTTGCTTCGGACGTCGGTGAAGTCGCATTCAATGGCCTCATCGGGCTGATCCTGATCAGTTGGATCAAGCGGATTCCCTTCACTCGACTGGAGTTGCCCTGGCCGATCTGGCGCTTCACTCACCGCTTCACAGGGCTTCTGTTTGCCGTCGCCGCATTCCACCAGCTTGCCATCGATCAGCCTGCCGGCCTGGATGGCACGCTGGGCCTGTACCTGAACGCCTTGAGCCTGGCAGGGTTGGCGGCTTGGCTGTTCATGCAGTTCGTCGCACCGTACCTGCGTCCGCGTGCATTTGTGCTGGAGAACATCGACCAGCACGGAACGGTCGCGGAAATGACGCTGCGCCCAGAAGGGCGAGCCCTGCGCTGGCGGCCGGGTCAGTTCGCCTTCCTGTCGGCCTCCGATGTGGGGATGGCCGAGGCTCATCCCTTCACCATAGCAAGTGCACCGAGTGCGGACGGTCGCCTCCGCTTCGCCATCAAATCCCTGGGCAACTGGACCCGGCGTCTGCCCGAACGTCTGTCACCCGGTAAGCGCCTGCGGGTCGAGGGGCCTTATGGTCGGTTCGTTTTCCGCAGGCGCGTGCGGCGCCAGGTATGGCTGGCCGGCGGCATCGGCATCACACCTTTCCTGGCCTGGGCCGAGGCATTGACCGATGCCGATCAGCAGGAGATCGCTCTGGTCTGGGTGGTGACGACGCGACCCGAAGCTTTCGCCGCAGAGCGCTTGGCGACCATTGCCGCACGCCATCCTGGCCTGACGGTGCATGTCATGGCCAGCGCCGAAGACGGGTGCTTGACAGCGCAACGGCTAATCCAGTTGGTGCCCTTCCCGCTGTGCGAATCGGAGCTGTTTTATTGCGGACCGGCTGGCCTGCGTGATGCGGTCGTGTCGGGACTCCAGGCGACGGGGCAGCGCCCGCGTCGCGTTCATCACGAGGTGTTCGCGCTGCGCTAG
- a CDS encoding DUF2274 domain-containing protein, producing the protein MTTRKLRLGPLPKMESTKLAFACPASLKTKLDQYAALHAQTYGEVVDAATLIPHMLEAFMAGDRGFRKGSAGKTVAPKPG; encoded by the coding sequence ATGACGACGCGCAAGCTGCGGCTCGGGCCGCTGCCGAAAATGGAATCCACGAAGCTGGCCTTTGCTTGCCCGGCCAGCCTGAAAACCAAGCTCGACCAGTACGCCGCGCTGCACGCGCAGACCTATGGCGAAGTGGTCGATGCGGCGACACTGATCCCGCACATGCTGGAAGCCTTCATGGCCGGAGATCGGGGGTTCAGGAAGGGAAGCGCAGGCAAGACCGTGGCTCCCAAGCCAGGCTGA